One genomic segment of Stenotrophomonas sp. 704A1 includes these proteins:
- a CDS encoding MarC family protein, with protein MALPELLATLAGELILVPVTLLPIINPLSTASIFVSTVGGRPALAKTLARQIAFNSFVVIVLAMLVGTYVLSLFGISLPVVRIGGGLLVAAAGWRMLGARTDDPPTPAQEQAEAMGDAQLQRKSFFPLTFPLTTGPGTLAACITLGTHVESVTPLHLLSGVIVAVGGALLVVAVIYLILRNAIVLVRRLGPTGAVVMQQLVAFVLLCIGIQLMWAGWVDLNQDTFGATPAL; from the coding sequence ATGGCTTTGCCCGAGCTGCTCGCCACCCTGGCCGGCGAGCTGATCCTGGTCCCGGTCACGCTGTTGCCGATCATCAATCCGCTCAGCACGGCCTCGATCTTCGTCTCCACCGTGGGCGGACGGCCGGCGCTGGCGAAGACGCTGGCGCGGCAGATCGCCTTCAACAGTTTCGTGGTGATCGTGCTGGCGATGCTGGTCGGCACCTACGTGCTGTCACTGTTCGGGATCTCGCTGCCGGTGGTGCGCATCGGTGGTGGCCTGCTGGTGGCGGCCGCCGGCTGGCGCATGCTGGGTGCGCGCACCGATGATCCGCCCACACCGGCGCAGGAACAGGCCGAAGCGATGGGCGATGCGCAGCTGCAGCGCAAGAGCTTCTTCCCGCTGACCTTTCCCTTGACCACCGGCCCGGGCACGCTGGCGGCCTGCATCACCCTGGGCACGCATGTGGAGTCGGTGACTCCGCTGCACCTGCTGTCCGGGGTGATCGTCGCGGTGGGAGGCGCCCTGCTTGTGGTGGCGGTGATCTACCTGATCCTGCGCAACGCCATCGTGCTGGTCCGCCGCCTTGGCCCGACCGGCGCGGTGGTGATGCAGCAACTGGTGGCCTTCGTGCTGCTGTGCATCGGCATCCAGCTGATGTGGGCCGGCTGGGTCGACCTGAACCAGGACACCTTCGGCGCTACGCCGGCGCTCTGA